A window from Merismopedia glauca CCAP 1448/3 encodes these proteins:
- a CDS encoding isochorismate synthase, giving the protein MKLLEKVANYLYEAFARIFSANHDKYPEIGVQPYEGEPYEKRHASDR; this is encoded by the coding sequence ATGAAGTTATTAGAAAAAGTCGCTAACTACCTCTACGAAGCCTTTGCTCGGATCTTTTCGGCGAATCATGATAAATACCCAGAAATAGGGGTACAACCTTATGAAGGAGAACCATACGAAAAAAGACATGCTTCAGATCGGTAA